Proteins encoded by one window of Pseudochaenichthys georgianus chromosome 9, fPseGeo1.2, whole genome shotgun sequence:
- the rnf214 gene encoding RING finger protein 214: MAASEKIASMPSEEEPRVRHLTMHLTEEEEEEEEEEEEDEDLELALANMTVEDLLQKVQSVQTENMTEEVGVNTDTDWESQVAAMLDYSSSLTEQYDNMKKQQGEEGVAHEKQKQQVQRRKEEATRQHQALLDKLESLRVKLQLNNSKATRKNFLSKKQEMTSEKNRAEEERNRLAKELEENEIKLAALMEDQSEEQRRWQEELDELRQEMEQGSKEAQEAELLALQDEISAVEKQREVAMARIEGWLREVGQYLNTLRAEFPQQYPQERQKWEKKEGLVRRNQAELQGRFQEVLQQLQQGRELETLPRINVLSLPQVPMADLRFNQVMQSLVRPQFMPPPPPIPVIRPFPPQRHPHFYQQPFQLPPHPQFRHRYNHPPPPHPHQFQPSLPPMHQPVYLPPPHFQPHIRAQMRVTPPPSLSPSPPVQPVHPAVPSPPPPGTAATSAPAGKLDKVLEKLGARYPQCNRAQLTSLLQQVKSSRGTLAGMSMEEVIEQVGFKLVQNERSAPGPISRPAPPGPIQRPTPPPQRAADGGQAAGPLKPCLVCQNHVDPESRHPLGCSHTIHRDCIRVWLQSSKNNSCPFCPGK; the protein is encoded by the exons ATGGCTGCTAGCGAGAAGATTGCTAGCATGCCGTCAGAGGAAGAGCCAAGAGTTCGACATCTAACGATGCATCTaaccgaggaggaggaggaagaggaggaggaagaggaggaagacgaAGACCTGGAGCTAGCGTTAGCAAACATGACAGTGGAAG ACCTGCTGCAAAAAGTGCAGTCAGTGCAGACGGAGAATATGACCGAAGAGGTGGGCGTCAACACGGACACGGACTGGGAGAGTCAGGTGGCGGCCATGTTGGATTACAGCTCCAGCCTCACGGAACAGTACGACAACATGAAGAAGCAGCAGGGCGAGGAGGGGGTGGCGCATGAGAAACAGAAGCAACAGGTGCagaggaggaaggaggaggCCACCCGGCAGCACCAG GCTCTTCTGGACAAACTGGAGTCTCTGCGAGTTAAACTGCAGCTGAACAACTCCAAGGCCACCAGGAAGAACTTCCTATCCAAGAAACAGGAAATGACCTCAGAGAAGAAcagagcagaggaggagagaaacAG GCTGGCCAAGGAGCTGGAGGAAAACGAGATCAAGCTGGCGGCTCTCATGGAGGACCAGAGCGAGGAGCAGCGGAGGTGGCAGGAGGAGCTGGACGAGCTGCGGCAGGAGATGGAGCAGGGGAGTAAGGAGGCGCAGGAGGCCGAGCTGCTGGCCCTGCAGGACGAGATCTCCGCCGTGGAGAAGCAGAGGGAGGTCGCCATGGCCCGCATTGAGGGCTGGCTGAGGGAG GTGGGCCAGTACCTGAACACGCTCAGGGCGGAGTTCCCGCAGCAGTACCCTCAGGAGAGGCAGAAGTGGGAGAAGAAGGAAGGGCTGGTGCGGAGGAACCAGGCGGAGCTCCAGGGACGCTTCCAGGAGGTtctgcagcagctgcagcagggcCGGGAGCTAGAGACCCTCCCCAGGATCAACGTGCTGTCACTGCCCCAGGTCCCTATG GCTGACCTGAGATTTAACCAGGTGATGCAGTCCCTGGTCCGCCCCCAGTTCAtgccccctcctcctccaatCCCAGTGATTCGACCCTTCCCTCCCCAGAGACACCCACACTTTTACCAGCAACCGTTCCAACTTCCTCCCCATCCCCAGTTCCGCCACCGCTACAACCACCCCCCACCCCCTCACCCACACCAGTTCCAGCCTTCCCTCCCACCCATGCACCAGCCTGTCTACCTGCCCCCGCCTCACTTCCAGCCCCACATCAGAGCTCAGATGAGGGTGACCCCCCCTCCCAGTCTCTCTCCGTCCCCTCCCGTTCAGCCTGTCCATCCTGCAGTTCCATCTCCGCCTCCCCCCGGCACCGCTGCCACCTCCGCCCCTGCCGGTAAACTCGACAAGGTCCTCGAGAAGCTTGGGGCtcgctacccacaatgcaacagggCTCAGCTGACGTCGCTGCTCCAACAGGTGAAGAGCTCCCGCGGCACGCTGGCCGGCATGTCCATGGAAGAGGTCATCGAGCAGGTGGGCTTCAAGCTGGTGCAGAACGAGAGGTCGGCCCCGGGGCCCATCAGCCGGCCCGCACCCCCGGGCCCCATCCAGAGGCCGACACCCCCCCCGCAAAGAGCGGCAGACGGGGGTCAGGCTGCCGGACCGCTGAAGCCTTGCCTGGTGTGCCAGAACCACGTGGACCCAGAGAGCCGGCACCCCCTGGGCTGCAGCCACACCATCCACAGAGACTGCATCCGTGTGTGGCTGCAGTCCAGCAAGAACAACTCCTGCCCCTTCTGCCCCGGGAAGTGA